From a single Candidatus Izimaplasma bacterium HR1 genomic region:
- a CDS encoding Sodium/hydrogen exchanger family protein, translating to MNLLNVAIDSQLSTIVVDLGIVILVGFLIGRAFELIRIPAVTGYLVAGLILGPISGYMSVDYLEHFSIVGDVALGFIAFQVGNELWLGKLRKSGKRIVIITVIQAVLTTTLVAVATSFFVDLPVALMLGAIAAATAPAPIMMIIKKYRTKGELTDTILPVVGLDDAVGVVMFGTLLSISISLSSAGATETSFLHMIGEPLFEIAKSIGIGAAIGFASGKAIQSISHNNDRKEKNLNIVIITVLLTTGAAILTGASSILTPMVAGAVVTNLINKECFVLEEETIRFFIPPLMIAFFTIAGAQLQFKVIIAAGFVGLVYIVGRAIGKFFGAYLGATVTKSSPKVKKYLGISLLPQSGVAIGLSVAAFNAFEPVNMEYALVIKNVILASVLFFALTGPVLVKMALFNAKENTIQDTERELSWKNTQTLQK from the coding sequence ATGAATTTGCTAAATGTTGCAATTGATTCACAATTATCTACAATTGTTGTAGATCTTGGAATCGTTATATTAGTTGGGTTTTTAATTGGTAGAGCATTTGAATTGATTAGAATCCCTGCTGTTACTGGTTATCTGGTAGCGGGATTAATTTTAGGACCTATCTCAGGATATATGTCAGTTGATTACTTAGAACACTTCAGTATTGTTGGAGATGTTGCTCTAGGTTTCATTGCATTCCAAGTAGGTAATGAATTATGGTTAGGTAAGTTAAGAAAATCTGGTAAAAGAATTGTCATTATCACTGTTATTCAAGCAGTTTTAACGACAACACTAGTAGCTGTTGCTACGTCGTTCTTCGTTGATTTGCCTGTTGCGTTAATGTTAGGGGCAATTGCTGCTGCAACTGCGCCAGCACCTATTATGATGATTATTAAAAAATATCGTACTAAAGGTGAATTAACAGATACAATTTTACCAGTTGTTGGGTTAGATGATGCTGTTGGAGTAGTGATGTTTGGTACATTATTATCAATTAGTATAAGTTTATCAAGTGCAGGAGCAACAGAAACTAGCTTCTTACACATGATAGGAGAACCACTATTTGAAATTGCTAAAAGTATCGGTATCGGTGCGGCTATTGGATTTGCTTCAGGAAAGGCAATCCAATCAATTTCACATAATAATGACAGAAAAGAAAAAAATCTTAACATTGTTATTATCACAGTATTATTAACTACTGGAGCTGCAATTTTAACAGGTGCTTCATCAATATTGACACCTATGGTTGCTGGTGCAGTTGTAACTAATCTTATTAATAAAGAATGCTTCGTATTGGAAGAAGAAACAATTAGATTTTTTATTCCACCATTAATGATTGCATTTTTTACTATCGCAGGTGCGCAATTACAGTTCAAAGTAATTATTGCTGCTGGTTTTGTCGGTCTCGTTTACATCGTTGGACGTGCGATAGGGAAATTCTTTGGTGCCTACTTAGGTGCTACTGTAACTAAATCTAGTCCTAAAGTAAAAAAATACTTAGGAATTAGCTTGCTACCTCAATCTGGGGTTGCTATTGGTTTAAGTGTTGCAGCATTCAATGCATTTGAACCAGTAAATATGGAATATGCCTTGGTTATAAAAAATGTTATTTTAGCCTCAGTACTATTCTTTGCTTTAACCGGTCCTGTCCTAGTTAAAATGGCATTATTTAATGCTAAAGAAAACACAATACAAGATACAGAAAGGGAGTTATCATGGAAAAATACGCAGACTTTACAAAAATAA
- the rutR gene encoding HTH-type transcriptional regulator RutR, with amino-acid sequence MDENKRKHILFTAMKLFNEFGFHATPTSKIAKKAKVSVGTLFNYFPTKEDLIHAIYGDIKYHSKSVFINQIRDCQTSHDTMRNMWAAVITWGIENPEEFNYMELFLHSPFKKMYLDEKKMETFTKFRISILQSISPKTICVQYPEYSTVFIDNALHATINFLLENEINDKGHFINSSFELLWNGFSQK; translated from the coding sequence GTGGACGAAAACAAAAGAAAACATATTTTGTTTACAGCTATGAAGTTGTTTAACGAATTTGGATTCCATGCCACCCCAACATCAAAGATTGCTAAAAAGGCTAAAGTTAGTGTAGGAACACTATTTAATTATTTTCCAACAAAAGAAGATCTGATTCATGCTATATATGGAGATATCAAATATCATTCAAAATCTGTATTTATTAATCAAATTAGAGACTGTCAAACATCGCATGACACAATGAGAAATATGTGGGCAGCAGTTATTACATGGGGTATTGAAAATCCCGAAGAGTTTAATTATATGGAGTTGTTCTTGCATTCTCCATTCAAGAAAATGTATTTAGATGAGAAAAAAATGGAGACTTTTACAAAATTTAGAATCTCTATTCTTCAATCGATATCACCTAAAACTATCTGTGTGCAATATCCCGAATACTCAACAGTGTTCATCGATAATGCACTACATGCAACTATTAATTTCCTTTTAGAAAATGAGATTAATGATAAAGGACACTTTATTAATTCATCTTTTGAACTATTATGGAATGGGTTCTCACAAAAATAA
- the inlA_3 gene encoding Internalin-A precursor — translation MKKIILTLILAFSLFTLSACNGNDEVNELTVVFFTANNTGDSFERLRNLEANTFVDEPATPIRTGFTFEGWYRDYALTQPWDFAVDKIGDESIVLYAGWTPWLHQITYETYGGEISGVDYMTEFYSGDTGVLPVALKPGFSFVAWYLYPWVDESSTIPGDAGWQVLPDNMYEDITLYAHWEAVKVRVTFKINFPVDDQGPEGLFPVLIGYGNTIDFEQFEDTDGYTFLGWNTKSDGTGTFYENGDLFERTQRITLYGTWELAD, via the coding sequence ATGAAAAAAATAATATTAACTTTAATACTTGCATTTAGTTTATTTACGCTATCTGCTTGTAATGGAAATGATGAAGTAAACGAATTAACTGTAGTATTCTTTACTGCAAATAATACTGGTGATTCTTTCGAAAGATTACGTAATTTAGAAGCTAATACTTTTGTAGATGAACCTGCAACTCCTATTCGTACAGGATTTACATTCGAAGGTTGGTATAGAGACTATGCATTAACACAACCTTGGGACTTTGCTGTTGATAAAATAGGTGATGAATCAATAGTGTTATACGCTGGTTGGACTCCGTGGTTACATCAAATAACTTACGAAACATATGGTGGAGAAATTTCTGGTGTAGATTATATGACTGAGTTTTATTCAGGAGATACTGGAGTTTTACCAGTTGCTTTAAAACCTGGTTTCAGTTTTGTTGCTTGGTACCTTTACCCTTGGGTAGATGAATCTTCAACAATTCCTGGGGATGCTGGTTGGCAAGTACTACCTGATAATATGTATGAAGATATAACATTATATGCTCATTGGGAAGCAGTAAAAGTACGTGTTACTTTCAAAATTAACTTCCCAGTTGATGATCAAGGACCAGAAGGTCTATTTCCAGTCTTGATAGGATATGGTAATACTATCGACTTCGAACAATTTGAAGATACAGATGGGTACACATTCTTAGGATGGAACACTAAGTCTGATGGTACCGGTACTTTCTATGAGAATGGTGATCTCTTTGAAAGAACTCAAAGAATCACACTTTATGGTACATGGGAATTAGCCGACTAA